ACAACATGAAAATAGCTGTAACTGTCAATTATGGAGAAAGACACCAGGATATGGACTACCATAGTCCCAAAACTAAAATGTCCCCATCCCCAAAGCGGACGACGTCTGTCGGCTTACTCTTCTGCAGGTAGTGGAGCTACGACTACGGCACAGTCGAGTCGGTACGAGCATTTGTCCCCGATTCTCTCCACTATAACTCGAAACAACCTGCTGCATTTATAAAACCGGCGCTGGTAAAGAGAATCTTCTGAGCCTTTTCCAGTTTGCGGCAAAGTACTCAAGTCAGTTTTGCACTGGTTATTCCCATGTCGAATCAAAAGACACAGCACCAAGAACACGAAGCCTTCAAAAGTCGGTACGTTTctgttcactgtcagatgcGCCGTGATCAAAACTTGAAGCTTTGCGAAAAATTAGGGTCAATGAATCTCTATTTTACCCTGGAAGTTAAAGCTTTAGCTGACAGCGAATTGCCGTCTCTCCATACGCGTGATACTAACATTCTACGCGTTTTGCAAAAATAGTCTCGTCGATGATGTTCTTGGTCAAGAAACGGGCGACAAGGTGCCAATGGAAAAGGTTGTTATGCTGATTTGGGCCTTTCGCGATGACCCGACTGTCGTCACTTTCATGGCTCGTTTCGTCGGAAAGGTACGCGTAGCAATGACTGGTTGGTCGTGAAAACGAACACAAGCGACAGAACAATTGGATAATGTTTTCTCGACCACTATCTCTGTTGTTTCTCATCTGATGAACGTTTTTTGCACTTTCGCACAGTTTGCCGGTTCGCGACATGTGTTCGATGGTATAGAGTTTTACCTACCACAGTTGGCGCATATGATCATCCACTTGGAAGTTGATTGGGCTGACGCCATCCTGGAGCGCTTTGCTCTCGTGATCGCCCAACAGTCACTTCATTTTGCCCTCCAACTAAACTGGATATTGCAAGGAGCTCTACAGGACTATCAGCCCGAGTTGGAAGATGGAAGTGCCAATCCGACCTATGATTCCGTCTCTTACAAGCGATGTCTGCAGCTTTTGCGTAACGTCGAGCGGTGCGTAGTATATGGCAAGCCCAGGGCTCAAGAACTACAGAAACTCTACGAAACGGGGAAAATTAGCAAGGCCGAGCTGGTCATGCTCGATCAAGCAGATCGACGTTTTAACGCGCTGCAGATCACGCAGGATGAAGCGACCGACAATCTTTTGACGCTTGATGGGTGGCTGGGAGTCCAATTCCCCTACGATTCCATGAAAGGAACTACAGAGTCAAAGTTTTATCAACGATTTTGCGTGTTAGAGGGACACGTTCTCAACTGTTACCGTCCCACCAGTGGCTGTAAGTCTACCTTGAAGTTCGATCGCGCCATGTCTCTGCAGCAAGCCCAAGTAACAGAAGGAACCAGCAATACGATTCGAGTAAAAACTCAGATATACGAATTCCGTTTACAACTGACGAGCGCTGAAGAAACCAAGCACTGGGCTCGACGTCttatggaagaagccgaaacGTCGGCGCTGTTTCAAAATGGTGAGAGGGAAAAACGACTTGTTCAGGATCTGAGTCCAGCACAACGCGACCGCTATCAATTTTACAAAGATGAGCGCCAATTCGTAAACGATGTTGTACAAGTTGCGGAAGACTTGCGGTTTAAGGACCGCGGCGAACGCAAAAAGCTAGCTCCGCTCCTAATGGCGAAGCTTTCTATTCCTGACCGATGTTACTTGCCGCTATGCAACTCGTCTGACATATGGCGACGAGTGTCGGGGTGCGTACCAAGCGAAACCCGTGTCTTTAACACCAAAGAACGATGTCCAGTTGTCATGCAGTTTCTTGCTAAACGAGGGGAGACGCAACTTGATTCAAATTTGGATGTGGCGGACTACATGCACGCATATTTGGAGGTCTCTGATGAAAACGCAGAGGTGATGGAGAGTGTGGCCGAAGATGGCGATGAATTGGATGAGGAAAAAGTAGAAGAGAAGAGCGAAACTAATTTGGAACTTGACGAGCTCAAAGGATCCAAGCACGACAGCGTATGGCTGGATGACGAGGAAGCTGAGCCACCAACAACCACgaacaaagacggcaaagGAAATCGTCGTGTTCAGCGCTTGGTACGTGACTCCGTTGCATTACCCGCTATGCTGGCGAAACGGATGAAGCCCCATCGTCATGAAAGCCGAAGACGCATCAGTGTGGTCGACAAGCAAACGTCTATGCAACCTATGGTTCCTATCTTGGAAGGTACTCGTAGTGTCGAAATTCACCAATCCAGGGTGTCTCAAGGAGACGATAGCGACAATGGTTCTGTTGGTAGCATGTCACATGTTTCTGTTGAACGAAGTAGTGTTTTAATCAAGGATACCATTCTATTAGGTGACTTGGACGAGGGAGATATTGGTGTCGAAAGCATCAATCGTGCTAAAGCTTTTGTTAGCGGTGGAGAGAGCTGGGCGGAAAAGACTGGTCGCATGCTCGAAAGCGCTAGGAAGCATTCGGTTGACTCAGAAGGTGTCCAGTTGGAGATTGCGAGCTGCCTTGCAAAGTCAAACGATGATTTGCGACAGGAGGTTTTTGTTATGCAGATGATTCACTACTACAAGTCCGTTTTTGCTCAAGCGAAACTTCCTCTGTGGCTTAAAACGTACCGCATACTGAGTACAAGCAAAGATACTGGAATTCTGGAACTTTTGACCGATGCAACATCGATAGATGGTCTCAAAAAATCCGATGGCTTCCCTGTCGAAGGAGGTCTACGCAAGTACTTTGAAATTGTTTACGGCAATCCAAATGACAAAGCCTTCAAAGCTGCTCAGAATAACTTTATGCAAAGTCTTGCTGGCTATGCTCTTGTATCTTATCTCTTGGGTTTAAAAGACCGTCACAACGGAAACATCATGATTGATACTCGTGGGCACTTGATTTTCATTGATTTCGGATTTGCACTGGGGATGGCACCGGGTCATGAGTTCAGTATGGAGAGAGCCCCATTTAAACTCACTAGGGAGTACATTGATGTCATGGGTGGTGTTGGATCCGAGTGTTACAAAGAGTTTCAGCGCCTGTTTGTTTCCGGGTTTGAAGAGTGCCGGAGAAACTCACAGATTGCTTTAGGCCTGGTAGAGATTATGATGTTCAAAAGCAATTATCCATGCTTTACTGGGGGACGCTATGGAAATGGTAAAGCATTGACAAAACTTGAAAAACGTTTGATGCTGAGAGTGCCGGACAAAAAGGTAAAAAAGAAGGCTCTTAACTTGATCCGTCGATCAAAGCAACATTTTGGAACCTACTTGTACGATGTGTTCCAACACGCCACTAATGGATACGCTCTTTAAAAGAGGAGCTGGGCCGAACGCACTAATGTAAAACCCCCTATTTTGCGTTTTTGAGCTCAAGCGTGAATCAAGCGTTCCTCAACATACATGTACGTTCTACGAACAAGCAATATTTTACCAGAACCGATTGATATATTGTTCTTTTATCGCTCGTCCAATGACTTTTGGACCGAAGGCCGCTACAAATTCCTTTTTCGGTGTCCCCCTTTGTTAAAAGTGATGTTTTTCAGAGGAAAAAGCGAAGGCAACATCAATAAAGGGAGGACTGAAGAAAAAGCCAATATCATAAGCCTATTTGAACCCACAGTCGTCTCCTTAGCTCAATGCGCACTCACTTGATCAAGCGAAAGTCAGTATAAGACTGGCCTCCAGCTATAGAATCCAATATTGACAACTTTGTTAGTGCGATTTTTTACGTCACTCGAAAGGCTAATGTTTACACGACGAATTTGAAACTTATGAGAAAAAGTATGGAACCATGTCCTCTATCTTGTCGACGCTCGTCATCCCTCTCAGTCGCAAATGCTGATCTGTACTGCTGCGTATCCATGAGATGTCTGAGGCTACATCTCTTTTTTATGTTCCGCATCATTCTTTATTGACAACCTGAACATCGGAAGGCAAGTGTGACGAATATGAGAGGTGATGGCATTCTGATAATTTCAAATGCTTCCAAGACAGAGGATGCTTCGTTTCTTGTTACAAGCAAGCAATGCAGGCGAAGACCCTCTCTGAAAGTCAGATTACAAGGCAATCGATGCTTTGTAACGGGTGATATACAAACCTTTTTTTCTTATGTAAATGATGAATGGACGTTTCTATATTTATTAGTACCGCCTAGTGCTCGTCCGTTGTGAGGTTTACCCACTGTCATCCAACCTACACTAACGTAACGGAAAGCAAATGGATAGATGGACAGGCGCTTTTGatgattaactgtaaaacgtTATTTAAGCTGCATCAAATATGGATTTGCTTCCGACAATGGCATGGAAAACTAGTATTTCGTTTCGCATTTTGTCAAGCTGAGACAAAACCATTTGAAACGGAATTCTCAATTCGCTTCGCCAAAACTCGCGCGCTGAAATGCTGCTTCCCCATCCAGTTCTACGGACGCCTTGCATAAGACAATTGATTGCTCAAGATAGCTTGTATCTTCTGTCAATAATATTTGTTGGCAATGAGGATTGGTTCTGTTTTCGCCCTGGTTTTGTATCTTCTACGAACTCAAATAGGAGCTTCTGACCTTGTTTACCTCGTCGAACCTTTGCTAAAATGGCAACGAACCCTTCCGGGCGGAGGTTCGATCAACGGTGCCTACATAGCGCCAAACAGGAACAACTTGTTTGTAATATCTAGTGTGTGTACGGTGCAAGCTTTGGATCCAAGAACGGGTGAGAGTGTCTGGACATACCAACCAGGCAATCCATCTACATGTTCAGGCGGAGTGACTTTCAGCGATGGCGTAGGTACACCTTACCTGACCTTCATAGAAAGCACAATAAATTTGGGGCCGACACCATTTTCAACGTAAGCACTGCTCAATGATAAATCTTTCGTCTCTGCTGCGCTTTTTCTTACCTCAACGCAAAACCATTTCGATTTTTTATCAGCCAAGTAGTCATTCTGGATCTTAACTCAGGCGTTCTATTGGCTAAATCAGCATTTCTGAGCGGGCAGGGGGCTGGAGAGCCACAAACTACAGAAGACGGACGGTACATTGTGGCAACATCGAACACGGCCAATATCGGGACTTTTGTCGTTATCGACACAAACGCTGTTGAAAACGGCATCGCTCCGATAGTTtttgaagaaagcaatcCCAGCGGTCCTTTTTCGCCAGTCGGATTCTACCATAGGCCTACAACACCCATTTTTTTTGGTGGGAACACAAACGATGTTTTTGTTTGGGCCTTCGATCTGACTCAAATGCAGTTGGTAGGAACTGAGGCTATTGAAAACGGTCagattttttcttttcaatttccATCCAATTACGCAAACAACGGTGGCGGCCTTTCGGTAAAGACACTTGGGCCAAAAACTTCGTGGAAAGCGTCTACACGCCCTCTTTTATCGAACGGTGGCAAGAGCAGTAAGTACCGAATCAATACTATCAAGATGCAAGGATTTCGATACTAAAAATTTTCCCGACCACTTTTTTAGTGCACTGGGCAAACAGCGACGGCCGTTATCGCGTGTGGATCAATCGCACCGTTGATGATTCTCCAACCACAGTGCTGTCACTGCCAAGAGGAATACCTACATCTGTGTCTGCACACGCAGCTCCCGTACTTGGTCAAGATGAAACAAACCCATTCGTGTACCTCCTCGGCCCCAATCCCAGTGTTTTTCGATCAAACACAAACTTAACCACTTCAGTTGGTCTTGGCGTAGACTCCTTATTCACAGGACAAATTTTACTCTCTCCAAAAGAGGAATATATGTACATCGCAACTGAAGGTCGCCCGGAAACGTCGAGGGGCATTTTGTATCAAATCAAGAACGAAGAAAATAGTCTTACCGTCGACTGGTTGTTTCGTGCGGAGTCACCAATGTCCGGCGATCTTGCTCGTAGTACCGATGGTAcaacaatcttcttcggacaACGCGACGGGACTGTTTCGGCGCTTGAAGTCGCTGAAGCGGAGGAGGAGTTGCCGTCCTCAACTCCAGCAAGTGCTCCTGTTTTCGCCCCTGCAGTTTGTCGAGAAATTGGTGCAATTTGCGGTTCCACTACAACTGAGCGGCCGTGCTGTTTCCCATGGCTATGTGACGCGGG
The sequence above is drawn from the Phaeodactylum tricornutum CCAP 1055/1 chromosome 32, whole genome shotgun sequence genome and encodes:
- a CDS encoding predicted protein, with product MRIGSVFALVLYLLRTQIGASDLVYLVEPLLKWQRTLPGGGSINGAYIAPNRNNLFVISSVCTVQALDPRTGESVWTYQPGNPSTCSGGVTFSDGVGTPYLTFIESTINLGPTPFSTQVVILDLNSGVLLAKSAFLSGQGAGEPQTTEDGRYIVATSNTANIGTFVVIDTNAVENGIAPIVFEESNPSGPFSPVGFYHRPTTPIFFGGNTNDVFVWAFDLTQMQLVGTEAIENGQIFSFQFPSNYANNGGGLSVKTLGPKTSWKASTRPLLSNGGKSMHWANSDGRYRVWINRTVDDSPTTVLSLPRGIPTSVSAHAAPVLGQDETNPFVYLLGPNPSVFRSNTNLTTSVGLGVDSLFTGQILLSPKEEYMYIATEGRPETSRGILYQIKNEENSLTVDWLFRAESPMSGDLARSTDGTTIFFGQRDGTVSALEVAEAEEELPSSTPASAPVFAPAVCREIGAICGSTTTERPCCFPWLCDAGVCRVPSSRTDPKTALKSDLTTAGSIGILRPRGTIRRDPLRN
- a CDS encoding predicted protein yields the protein NFMQSLAGYALVSYLLGLKDRHNGNIMIDTRGHLIFIDFGFALGMAPGHEFSMERAPFKLTREYIDVMGGVGSECYKEFQRLFVSGFEECRRNSQIALGLVEIMMFKSNYPCFTGGRYGNGKALTKLEKRLMLRVPDKKVKKKALNLIRRSKQHFGTYLYDVFQHATNGYAL